One window from the genome of Ictidomys tridecemlineatus isolate mIctTri1 chromosome 12, mIctTri1.hap1, whole genome shotgun sequence encodes:
- the Tp53i3 gene encoding quinone oxidoreductase PIG3 isoform X1, with product MASDRMLAVYFDNPGGPENLYIKEVPKPIPGEGEVLLKVAVSALNRADLLQRQGQYHPPPGASSILGLEASGHVSELGPGCQGHWKIGDSAMALLPGGGQAQYVTVPEELLMSIPEGLTLHQAAAIPEVWLTSFQLLHLLGNVQAGETVLIHAGASSVGIAAIQLTRMAGAIPLVTAGSQNKLQMAEKLGAAAGFNYKEQDFCEATLKFTKGAGVNLILDCIGGSYWEKNVNCLALDGRWILYGLLGGEDVNGPLFSKLFYKRGSLITSRLRNRDKKYKQMLVKAFTEQILPHFSKEGPQRLLPVLDRVYPMAEIQAAHKYMEANRNVGKIVLELPQ from the exons ATGGCTTCAG ATAGAATGCTAGCTGTGTACTTCGACAACCCTGGGGGACCAGAAAATCTCTACATAAAGGAGGTGCCCAAACCGATCCCTGGGGAGGGTGAAGTCCTTCTGAAGGTGGCTGTCAGTGCCCTGAACCGCGCGGACTTACTCCAG AGACAGGGCCAGTATCACCCGCCCCCAGGAGCCAGCAGCATTTTGGGACTTGAGGCATCAGGACATGTGTCAGAGCTGGGGCCTGGCTGCCAGGGGCACTGGAAGATTGGGGACTCAGCCATGGCTCTGCTGCCTGGTGGGGGCCAGGCTCAGTATGTCACTGTCCCTGAAGAACTCCTGATGAGCATCCCAGAGGGACTGACCCTGCACCAGGCTGCTGCCATCCCAGAAGTTTGGCTCACCTCCTTCCAGCTGTTACATCTTTTGG GAAATGTACAGGCTGGAGAAACTGTGCTAATCCACGCAGGGGCAAGTTCTGTGGGCATAGCTGCCATCCAACTCACCCGGATGGCTGGCGCTATTCCTCTGGTCACAGCTGGATCCCAGAACAAGCTTCAAATGGCAGAAAAGCTTGGAGCAGCTGCTGGATTCAATTACAAAGAACAGGATTTTTGTGAAGCAACACTGAAATTTACCAAAG GTGCTGGAGTGAACCTTATTCTGGACTGCATAGGTGGATCCTACTGGGAGAAAAATGTCAACTGCCTGGCTCTTGATGGTCGATGGATTCTCTATGGTCTGTTGGGAGGAGAAGATGTCAATGGGCCCCTGTTTTCAAAGCTATTTTATAAACGAGGAAGTCTGATCACTAGTCGGTTGAGAAATAGGGACAAGAAG TACAAGCAAATGCTGGTGAAAGCGTTCACAGAGCAAATTCTGCCCCATTTCTCCAAGGAGGGACCCCAACGTCTCCTGCCAGTGCTGGACAGAGTCTACCCAATGGCTGAAATCCAAGCCGCCCATAAGTACATGGAGGCTAACAGGAACGTGGGCAAAATCGTCCTGGAATTGCCCCAGTGA
- the Tp53i3 gene encoding quinone oxidoreductase PIG3 isoform X2, producing the protein MLAVYFDNPGGPENLYIKEVPKPIPGEGEVLLKVAVSALNRADLLQRQGQYHPPPGASSILGLEASGHVSELGPGCQGHWKIGDSAMALLPGGGQAQYVTVPEELLMSIPEGLTLHQAAAIPEVWLTSFQLLHLLGNVQAGETVLIHAGASSVGIAAIQLTRMAGAIPLVTAGSQNKLQMAEKLGAAAGFNYKEQDFCEATLKFTKGAGVNLILDCIGGSYWEKNVNCLALDGRWILYGLLGGEDVNGPLFSKLFYKRGSLITSRLRNRDKKYKQMLVKAFTEQILPHFSKEGPQRLLPVLDRVYPMAEIQAAHKYMEANRNVGKIVLELPQ; encoded by the exons ATGCTAGCTGTGTACTTCGACAACCCTGGGGGACCAGAAAATCTCTACATAAAGGAGGTGCCCAAACCGATCCCTGGGGAGGGTGAAGTCCTTCTGAAGGTGGCTGTCAGTGCCCTGAACCGCGCGGACTTACTCCAG AGACAGGGCCAGTATCACCCGCCCCCAGGAGCCAGCAGCATTTTGGGACTTGAGGCATCAGGACATGTGTCAGAGCTGGGGCCTGGCTGCCAGGGGCACTGGAAGATTGGGGACTCAGCCATGGCTCTGCTGCCTGGTGGGGGCCAGGCTCAGTATGTCACTGTCCCTGAAGAACTCCTGATGAGCATCCCAGAGGGACTGACCCTGCACCAGGCTGCTGCCATCCCAGAAGTTTGGCTCACCTCCTTCCAGCTGTTACATCTTTTGG GAAATGTACAGGCTGGAGAAACTGTGCTAATCCACGCAGGGGCAAGTTCTGTGGGCATAGCTGCCATCCAACTCACCCGGATGGCTGGCGCTATTCCTCTGGTCACAGCTGGATCCCAGAACAAGCTTCAAATGGCAGAAAAGCTTGGAGCAGCTGCTGGATTCAATTACAAAGAACAGGATTTTTGTGAAGCAACACTGAAATTTACCAAAG GTGCTGGAGTGAACCTTATTCTGGACTGCATAGGTGGATCCTACTGGGAGAAAAATGTCAACTGCCTGGCTCTTGATGGTCGATGGATTCTCTATGGTCTGTTGGGAGGAGAAGATGTCAATGGGCCCCTGTTTTCAAAGCTATTTTATAAACGAGGAAGTCTGATCACTAGTCGGTTGAGAAATAGGGACAAGAAG TACAAGCAAATGCTGGTGAAAGCGTTCACAGAGCAAATTCTGCCCCATTTCTCCAAGGAGGGACCCCAACGTCTCCTGCCAGTGCTGGACAGAGTCTACCCAATGGCTGAAATCCAAGCCGCCCATAAGTACATGGAGGCTAACAGGAACGTGGGCAAAATCGTCCTGGAATTGCCCCAGTGA
- the Sf3b6 gene encoding splicing factor 3B subunit 6, with translation MAMQAAKRANIRLPPEVNRILYIRNLPYKITAEEMYDIFGKYGPIRQIRVGNTPETRGTAYVVYEDIFDAKNACDHLSGFNVCNRYLVVLYYNANRAFQKMDTKKKEEQLKLLKEKYGINTDPPK, from the exons ATGGCGATGCAAGCGGCCAAGAGAGCGAAC attcGACTTCCACCTGAAGTAAATCGGATTTTATATATAAGAAACTTACCATACAAAATCACAGCTGAAGAAATGTATGATATATTTGGGAAATATGGACCTATTCGTCAAATCAGAGT GGGGAATACACCTGAGACCAGAGGAACAGCCTATGTGGTCTATGAAGATATCTTTGATGCCAAGAATGCATGTGACCACCTATCAGGATTCAATGTTTGTAACAGATACCTCGTGGTTTTATACTATAATGCTAACAGG GCATTTCAGAAAATGGACACCAAAAAGAAGGAGGAACAGTTGAAGCTTCTCAAGGAAAAATATGGCATCAATACAGATCCACCAAAATAA
- the Fkbp1b gene encoding peptidyl-prolyl cis-trans isomerase FKBP1B isoform X1, giving the protein MGVEIETISPGDGRTFPKKGQTCVVHYTGMLQNGKKFDSSRDRNKPFKFRIGKQEVIKGFEEGAAQMSLGQRAKLTCTPDVAYGATGHPGVIPPNATLIFDVELLNLE; this is encoded by the exons ATGGGCGTGGAGATCGAGACCATCTCCCCGGGAGACG GAAGGACATTCCCGAAGAAGGGCCAAACATGCGTGGTACACTACACAG GAATGCTTCAAAATGGGAAGAAATTCGATTCATCCAGAGACAGAAACAAACCTTTCAAGTTCAGAATTGGCAAACAGGAAGTCATCAAAGGTTTTGAAGAGGGTGCAGCCCAG ATGAGCTTGGGGCAGAGGGCGAAGCTGACCTGCACCCCTGATGTGGCATATGGAGCCACAGGCCACCCTGGTGTCATCCCTCCCAATGCCACCCTCATCTTTGACGTGGAGCTGCTCAACTTAGAGTGA
- the Fkbp1b gene encoding peptidyl-prolyl cis-trans isomerase FKBP1B isoform X2 produces MGVEIETISPGDGRTFPKKGQTCVVHYTGMLQNGKKFDSSRDRNKPFKFRIGKQEVIKGFEEGAAQLGPLSPLPICPHPC; encoded by the exons ATGGGCGTGGAGATCGAGACCATCTCCCCGGGAGACG GAAGGACATTCCCGAAGAAGGGCCAAACATGCGTGGTACACTACACAG GAATGCTTCAAAATGGGAAGAAATTCGATTCATCCAGAGACAGAAACAAACCTTTCAAGTTCAGAATTGGCAAACAGGAAGTCATCAAAGGTTTTGAAGAGGGTGCAGCCCAG ctgggtcctctttctcctctccccatcTGCCCCCATCCCTGCTAG
- the Wdcp gene encoding WD repeat and coiled-coil-containing protein isoform X4 produces the protein MELGKGKLLRTGLNVLYQAIHPNHGLAWTDGNQVFLTDLQLHNGEAKFGNSRVIGQFEHVCGLSWAQSAMTDMPTLLAIQHKKHVTVWQLCPSTVGSSKWLVSQTSEIRESLPLLPQGCVWHPKNAVLTVMTSQNVSVFPDVHCDSSRIKVDINTQGRIHCGCWTQDGQRLVVAVGSSLHSFVWDSPQKILHRSSLCPVFDVDSYICSMRATVDSQVAIATELPLDKICSLNALETFDVPLSGEDTHLPTFPVIDEMPSVDKGEIASESNSEISVSPSFSEPLDLTHIHFNQARSEGSSLICLRQKNYLTGTGQDSSHLVLVTFKEAVTMTRKVTVPGILVPDLIAFNLKAQVVAVASNTCNIILIYSIISSSMPNIQQIHLESNERPKGICFLADKLLILVGKQKSTDSAFLPSSESDQYILHLIVREVLLKEESSATSNKSQSAPSICSALLNRKKLIRSLSPDFCHQNRGLLLTANTNSQNKRPGRPLIKEIKSLPSSITDDSIALETLSRPSRTLDHSSTPKPPDVFQKENLQKEKETYQLPKELGILSRNLIELQQCLSELMDFVHNGKKSSPVYPLSKDLPYVHIIYQIPIGFFSLLIVRASSH, from the coding sequence ATGGAGTTGGGAAAAGGAAAACTGCTCAGGACTGGACTGAATGTGTTGTATCAAGCAATACACCCAAACCATGGCCTTGCCTGGACGGATGGGAATCAAGTATTTCTGACTGATTTACAGCTTCACAATGGAGAAGCCAAGTTTGGGAACTCCAGAGTCATTGGACAATTTGAACATGTCTGTGGGTTATCGTGGGCCCAGTCAGCAATGACTGACATGCCTACTCTACTTGCTATCCAGCACAAGAAGCATGTCACTGTGTGGCAGCTGTGTCCCAGCACTGTGGGGTCAAGCAAATGGTTGGTGTCTCAGACCTCTGAAATTAGAGAAtcacttcctctccttccccagggCTGTGTGTGGCACCCCAAAAATGCTGTCCTGACTGTGATGACTTCACAGAATGTCTCTGTTTTCCCTGATGTTCACTGTGACAGTTCCCGGATAAAAGTGGACATCAACACTCAGGGCCGCATTCACTGTGGATGCTGGACCCAGGATGGCCAGAGGCTAGTGGTTGCAGTAGGCAGCAGCCTTCATTCTTTTGTTTGGGATAGTCCTCAGAAGATTCTTCACAGGTCCTCCTTGTGTCCAGTGTTTGATGTGGACAGCTACATCTGTTCCATGAGAGCCACTGTGGATTCACAGGTTGCTATAGCTACAGAGCTTCCACTAGATAAGATTTGCAGCTTAAATGCATTGGAAACCTTTGATGTTCCACTTAGCGGTGAAGATACTCATCTGCCTACTTTTCCAGTTATTGATGAAATGCCTTCTGTGGATAAGGGGGAAATTGCTTCTGAATCAAATTCTGAAATATcagtttctccttccttttcagaGCCCTTGGATCTAACTCATATACATTTCAACCAAGCTAGGTCTGAGGGGAGTTCTCTTATTTGCTTAAGACAAAAGAACTACTTGACAGGAACTGGCCAGGATTCTTCACATTTGGTTCTTGTGACTTTTAAGGAAGCAGTTACCATGACCAGAAAAGTGACTGTTCCAGGCATTTTGGTTCCTGATTTAATAGCATTTAATCTTAAAGCACAGGTAGTGGCAGTGGCTTCCAACACTTGTAATATAATTTTGATCTACTCTATCATTTCATCTTCTATGCCAAACATCCAGCAAATTCATTTAGAAAGTAATGAAAGACCCAAAGGCATATGTTTTTTGGCAGACAAATTATTAATTTTGGTAGGAAAACAAAAGTCCACTGATTCAGCATTTCTTCCTTCTTCAGAGTCTGATCAGTATATCCTTCATCTGATTGTTAGAGAAGTATTGTTGAAAGAAGAATCTTCAGCCACATCTAACAAAAGCCAGAGTGCTCCTTCTATTTGCAGTGCTCTGTTAAATAGGAAAAAGTTGATTAGAAGTCTTTCCCCAGATTTTTGCCACCAAAACAGAGGGCTTTTATTAACAGCTAATACTAATAGTCAGAATAAAAGGCCTGGAAGGCCCCttattaaagaaatcaaaagtcTCCCATCCAGTATCACTGATGATTCCATTGCCTTGGAAACACTCTCAAGGCCCAGCAGAACACTAGATCACTCCAGCACACCAAAACCTCCTGATGTGTTTCAAAAAGAGAACttacaaaaggaaaaggaaacttaCCAGCTACCTAAGGAACTGGGAATTTTGTCTAGAAACCTGATTGAATTGCAACAGTGTCTTTCTGAACTCATGGATTTTGTACATAATGGGAAGAAATCCTCTCCAGTGTATCCACTCTCTAAGGATCTCCCTTATGTTCACATCATTTACCAG